The sequence below is a genomic window from Acetivibrio clariflavus DSM 19732.
ATACGCTGGCATCAATACGTTGCAATTGTTTTCCCTCCTTTTACTAAAACTCTAAGCCGGCTTCTCTAGCAGCTTCAGCTAATTCTTTTACACGTCCGTGGTATATATAGCCGCCTCTGTCAAATACAACTTTTTTAATTCCGCTATTTATGGCTTTAGTTGCAATTAATTTTCCAACTTCCTTGGCCGCTTCTTTATTTCCGCCAAAACTGAGCTTACCTTTAATTTCTTTGTCCAGTGTTGAAGCTGCAACAAGAGTTTTTCCAGTACTATCATCTATAATCTGAGCATACATATGTTTCAAGCTTCTATATACATTTAAACGAGGACGTTCTGGTGTCCCTGATATTTTCTTACGTACTCTTGCATGCTTTCTAAGCCTAGCAACATTCGAACCAGGTTTCTTTATCATTTAGTCTCACTCCTTTTTACTTCTTACCTTTACCGCCTGTTTTACCTTCTTTACGTCTTATAACTTCATCTACATACT
It includes:
- the rplR gene encoding 50S ribosomal protein L18, whose protein sequence is MIKKPGSNVARLRKHARVRKKISGTPERPRLNVYRSLKHMYAQIIDDSTGKTLVAASTLDKEIKGKLSFGGNKEAAKEVGKLIATKAINSGIKKVVFDRGGYIYHGRVKELAEAAREAGLEF